From one Merismopedia glauca CCAP 1448/3 genomic stretch:
- a CDS encoding vWA domain-containing protein, producing MLENRDYTLIIDKSGSMSTPEGDGSRNRWQTAQESTLALARKCEQFDPDGITVYLFSGRFKRYDNVTSAKVEQIFQENDPSGTTNLAAVLKDATDNYFQRRAAGESKGETILVITDGEPDDRKAVMRVIIEASRQMQRDEELAISLIQVGNDPTATKFLKILDDELESAGAKFDLVDTVTMDDMEGMTLKEILLNAIAD from the coding sequence ATGTTAGAAAATCGCGACTATACCCTAATAATTGATAAAAGCGGCAGTATGTCTACTCCAGAAGGAGATGGTAGCCGCAATCGTTGGCAAACTGCTCAAGAATCAACTTTAGCCTTGGCTAGAAAGTGCGAACAGTTCGATCCCGACGGAATAACTGTTTATTTGTTCTCCGGTAGATTCAAACGCTATGACAACGTTACTTCTGCCAAAGTTGAACAAATTTTCCAGGAAAACGACCCTTCTGGCACTACCAACTTAGCCGCAGTCTTGAAAGATGCCACAGATAACTACTTTCAACGGCGCGCGGCTGGGGAAAGCAAAGGCGAGACAATTCTAGTCATTACCGACGGGGAACCAGACGATCGCAAAGCCGTCATGCGAGTCATTATTGAAGCATCTCGTCAAATGCAACGGGATGAAGAATTAGCTATTTCCCTGATTCAAGTCGGAAATGACCCTACCGCCACTAAATTTCTCAAAATTCTAGATGACGAACTCGAAAGTGCCGGCGCAAAATTCGATCTAGTCGATACCGTGACAATGGATGATATGGAAGGAATGACCTTAAAAGAAATTCTACTCAATGCGATCGCAGACTAA
- a CDS encoding vWA domain-containing protein → MSAENRDYTLIIDKSGSMSTPDGAGGRSRWETAQESTLALARKCEQFDPDGITVYLFSSRRKRYDNVTSTKVAQIFQENDPAGTTDLAGVLKDATDKYFQNKAAGQTKAGGETILVITDGEPDDRKAVMRVIIEASRQMERDEELAISIIQVGNDPTASQFLKVLDDQLQSAGAKFDICDAISMDDMADMSLTEVLLNAISD, encoded by the coding sequence ATGAGCGCAGAAAATCGCGACTATACCCTAATTATCGATAAAAGTGGCAGTATGTCTACTCCAGATGGGGCTGGAGGCAGGAGCCGTTGGGAAACTGCCCAAGAATCGACTTTAGCCCTAGCTAGGAAGTGCGAACAGTTCGATCCCGACGGAATTACCGTTTATCTCTTCTCTAGTCGCAGGAAACGCTATGATAACGTCACCTCAACTAAAGTCGCCCAAATCTTCCAAGAAAACGATCCAGCCGGTACTACCGATCTAGCAGGAGTATTGAAAGATGCCACGGATAAATACTTTCAAAATAAAGCCGCAGGTCAAACTAAAGCTGGTGGAGAGACGATTTTAGTTATTACTGACGGAGAACCAGATGATCGCAAAGCTGTCATGCGAGTAATTATAGAAGCATCTCGCCAAATGGAACGGGATGAAGAACTGGCTATTTCCATTATTCAAGTCGGAAACGATCCTACCGCAAGTCAGTTTCTCAAAGTTCTTGACGATCAACTCCAAAGCGCAGGGGCAAAATTTGATATCTGCGATGCGATTTCTATGGATGATATGGCAGATATGAGCCTCACAGAAGTCCTGCTCAACGCCATTAGCGACTAA